From a region of the Oncorhynchus keta strain PuntledgeMale-10-30-2019 chromosome 13, Oket_V2, whole genome shotgun sequence genome:
- the LOC118392545 gene encoding polyglutamylase complex subunit TTLL1 isoform X3 codes for MTGGLTRRLEDRFPERLGGTMANKVKWVTDIEKSVLINNFEKRGWTQVTESEDWNFYWMSVQTIRNVFSVDTGYRLSDEQMVNHFPNHYELTRKDLMIKNIKRYRKDMEKEGSPLAEKDENGKYLYLDFVPVTFMLPADYNLFVEEFRKSPSSTWIMKPCGKAQGKGIFLINKLSQIKKWSRDSRTSTFVAASSGKEAYVISLYIDNPLLIGGKKFDLRLYVLVTTYRPLKCYMYKLGFCRFCTVKYTPSTSELDNMFVHLTNVAIQRHGDDYNHVHGGKWTVSNLRLYLESTRGKEVTSRLFDQIHWIMVQSLKAVAPVMNNDKHCFECYGYDIIIDDKLKPWLIEVNASPSLTSSTANDRILKYNLINDTLNIVTPNGDIPDSRWNRSPPREALGNYQVL; via the exons agagactaggaggaACCATGGCTAATAAGGTGAAATGGGTGACCGACATTGAGAAATCCGTACTCATCAACAACtttgagaagagaggatggactCAGGTCACAGAGAGCGAGGACTGGAACTTCtactg GATGAGCGTCCAGACCATCCGGAACGTGTTCAGTGTGGACACGGGTTACCGTCTCTCGGATGAGCAGATGGTCAACCACTTCCCCAACCACTATGAGTTGACCAGGAAGGACCTGATGATCAAGAACATCAAACGCTACCGCAAAGATATGGAGAAGGAGGGAAGCCCGCTGGCCGAGAAAGACGAAAACGGGAAATACCTTTATTTAG ACTTTGTGCCGGTGACGTTCATGCTTCCAGCGGATTATAATCTGTTTGTGGAGGAGTTCCGTAAGAGTCCTTCCAGCACGTGGATAATGAAGCCGTGTGGGAAGGCTCAGGGAAAAGGCATTTTCCTCATCAACAAACTTTCCCAGATCAAGAAGTGGTCTCGAGACAGCCGTACATCCAC GTTTGTAGCGGCCTCAAGTGGCAAAGAGGCCTATGTCATCTCTCTGTACATCGACAACCCACTGCTGATCGGAGGCAAGAAGTTTGACCTGCGTCTCTATGTGTTGGTTACCACCTATCGACCTCTCAAGTGTTACAT GTATAAACTGGGTTTCTGCCGGTTTTGCACAGTGAAATACACCCCCAGCACTAGTGAACTGGACAACATGTTTGTGCACCTGACCAATGTGGCCATTCAGAGAcatggg GATGACTATAACCATGTCCACGGTGGGAAGTGGACGGTCAGTAACCTGCGTCTGTACCTGGAGAGCACCAGGGGGAAGGAGGTGACCAGCCGACTGTTTGACCAGATCCACTGGATCATGGTGCAGTCCCTAAAGGCTGTCGCT CCCGTCATGAACAATGATAAACATTGCTTTGAGTGTTATGGATATGACATCATCATCGATGACAAGCTGAAGCCATGGCTCATTGAG GTTAACGCTTCTCCGTCGCTCACTTCCAGCACAGCCAACGACCGGATCCTGAAGTACAATCTGATCAATGACACTCTCAACATCGTCACACCCAACGGGGACATTCCCGACAGCCGCTGGAACCGCAGCCCACCCCGAGAGGCCCTGGGCAACTACCAAGTCCTGTGA
- the LOC118392545 gene encoding polyglutamylase complex subunit TTLL1 isoform X1 — MTGGLTRRLEDRFPGGTMANKVKWVTDIEKSVLINNFEKRGWTQVTESEDWNFYWMSVQTIRNVFSVDTGYRLSDEQMVNHFPNHYELTRKDLMIKNIKRYRKDMEKEGSPLAEKDENGKYLYLDFVPVTFMLPADYNLFVEEFRKSPSSTWIMKPCGKAQGKGIFLINKLSQIKKWSRDSRTSTFVAASSGKEAYVISLYIDNPLLIGGKKFDLRLYVLVTTYRPLKCYMYKLGFCRFCTVKYTPSTSELDNMFVHLTNVAIQRHGDDYNHVHGGKWTVSNLRLYLESTRGKEVTSRLFDQIHWIMVQSLKAVAPVMNNDKHCFECYGYDIIIDDKLKPWLIEVNASPSLTSSTANDRILKYNLINDTLNIVTPNGDIPDSRWNRSPPREALGNYQVLYDEEQALSENAERDLRSRSGQSLGSKGTAKGGTGPRPAAATWK, encoded by the exons gaggaACCATGGCTAATAAGGTGAAATGGGTGACCGACATTGAGAAATCCGTACTCATCAACAACtttgagaagagaggatggactCAGGTCACAGAGAGCGAGGACTGGAACTTCtactg GATGAGCGTCCAGACCATCCGGAACGTGTTCAGTGTGGACACGGGTTACCGTCTCTCGGATGAGCAGATGGTCAACCACTTCCCCAACCACTATGAGTTGACCAGGAAGGACCTGATGATCAAGAACATCAAACGCTACCGCAAAGATATGGAGAAGGAGGGAAGCCCGCTGGCCGAGAAAGACGAAAACGGGAAATACCTTTATTTAG ACTTTGTGCCGGTGACGTTCATGCTTCCAGCGGATTATAATCTGTTTGTGGAGGAGTTCCGTAAGAGTCCTTCCAGCACGTGGATAATGAAGCCGTGTGGGAAGGCTCAGGGAAAAGGCATTTTCCTCATCAACAAACTTTCCCAGATCAAGAAGTGGTCTCGAGACAGCCGTACATCCAC GTTTGTAGCGGCCTCAAGTGGCAAAGAGGCCTATGTCATCTCTCTGTACATCGACAACCCACTGCTGATCGGAGGCAAGAAGTTTGACCTGCGTCTCTATGTGTTGGTTACCACCTATCGACCTCTCAAGTGTTACAT GTATAAACTGGGTTTCTGCCGGTTTTGCACAGTGAAATACACCCCCAGCACTAGTGAACTGGACAACATGTTTGTGCACCTGACCAATGTGGCCATTCAGAGAcatggg GATGACTATAACCATGTCCACGGTGGGAAGTGGACGGTCAGTAACCTGCGTCTGTACCTGGAGAGCACCAGGGGGAAGGAGGTGACCAGCCGACTGTTTGACCAGATCCACTGGATCATGGTGCAGTCCCTAAAGGCTGTCGCT CCCGTCATGAACAATGATAAACATTGCTTTGAGTGTTATGGATATGACATCATCATCGATGACAAGCTGAAGCCATGGCTCATTGAG GTTAACGCTTCTCCGTCGCTCACTTCCAGCACAGCCAACGACCGGATCCTGAAGTACAATCTGATCAATGACACTCTCAACATCGTCACACCCAACGGGGACATTCCCGACAGCCGCTGGAACCGCAGCCCACCCCGAGAGGCCCTGGGCAACTACCAAGTCCT gtACGACGAGGAGCAGGCGCTGAGCGAGAATGCAGAACGCGACCTACGGAGTCGCTCAGGCCAATCGCTGGGGTCTAAGGGAACGGCGAAGGGGGGCACCGGGCCTCGCCCAGCTGCTGCCACCTGGAAGTGA
- the LOC118392545 gene encoding polyglutamylase complex subunit TTLL1 isoform X2 — MANKVKWVTDIEKSVLINNFEKRGWTQVTESEDWNFYWMSVQTIRNVFSVDTGYRLSDEQMVNHFPNHYELTRKDLMIKNIKRYRKDMEKEGSPLAEKDENGKYLYLDFVPVTFMLPADYNLFVEEFRKSPSSTWIMKPCGKAQGKGIFLINKLSQIKKWSRDSRTSTFVAASSGKEAYVISLYIDNPLLIGGKKFDLRLYVLVTTYRPLKCYMYKLGFCRFCTVKYTPSTSELDNMFVHLTNVAIQRHGDDYNHVHGGKWTVSNLRLYLESTRGKEVTSRLFDQIHWIMVQSLKAVAPVMNNDKHCFECYGYDIIIDDKLKPWLIEVNASPSLTSSTANDRILKYNLINDTLNIVTPNGDIPDSRWNRSPPREALGNYQVLYDEEQALSENAERDLRSRSGQSLGSKGTAKGGTGPRPAAATWK; from the exons ATGGCTAATAAGGTGAAATGGGTGACCGACATTGAGAAATCCGTACTCATCAACAACtttgagaagagaggatggactCAGGTCACAGAGAGCGAGGACTGGAACTTCtactg GATGAGCGTCCAGACCATCCGGAACGTGTTCAGTGTGGACACGGGTTACCGTCTCTCGGATGAGCAGATGGTCAACCACTTCCCCAACCACTATGAGTTGACCAGGAAGGACCTGATGATCAAGAACATCAAACGCTACCGCAAAGATATGGAGAAGGAGGGAAGCCCGCTGGCCGAGAAAGACGAAAACGGGAAATACCTTTATTTAG ACTTTGTGCCGGTGACGTTCATGCTTCCAGCGGATTATAATCTGTTTGTGGAGGAGTTCCGTAAGAGTCCTTCCAGCACGTGGATAATGAAGCCGTGTGGGAAGGCTCAGGGAAAAGGCATTTTCCTCATCAACAAACTTTCCCAGATCAAGAAGTGGTCTCGAGACAGCCGTACATCCAC GTTTGTAGCGGCCTCAAGTGGCAAAGAGGCCTATGTCATCTCTCTGTACATCGACAACCCACTGCTGATCGGAGGCAAGAAGTTTGACCTGCGTCTCTATGTGTTGGTTACCACCTATCGACCTCTCAAGTGTTACAT GTATAAACTGGGTTTCTGCCGGTTTTGCACAGTGAAATACACCCCCAGCACTAGTGAACTGGACAACATGTTTGTGCACCTGACCAATGTGGCCATTCAGAGAcatggg GATGACTATAACCATGTCCACGGTGGGAAGTGGACGGTCAGTAACCTGCGTCTGTACCTGGAGAGCACCAGGGGGAAGGAGGTGACCAGCCGACTGTTTGACCAGATCCACTGGATCATGGTGCAGTCCCTAAAGGCTGTCGCT CCCGTCATGAACAATGATAAACATTGCTTTGAGTGTTATGGATATGACATCATCATCGATGACAAGCTGAAGCCATGGCTCATTGAG GTTAACGCTTCTCCGTCGCTCACTTCCAGCACAGCCAACGACCGGATCCTGAAGTACAATCTGATCAATGACACTCTCAACATCGTCACACCCAACGGGGACATTCCCGACAGCCGCTGGAACCGCAGCCCACCCCGAGAGGCCCTGGGCAACTACCAAGTCCT gtACGACGAGGAGCAGGCGCTGAGCGAGAATGCAGAACGCGACCTACGGAGTCGCTCAGGCCAATCGCTGGGGTCTAAGGGAACGGCGAAGGGGGGCACCGGGCCTCGCCCAGCTGCTGCCACCTGGAAGTGA